The following are encoded together in the Pseudomonas xantholysinigenes genome:
- a CDS encoding helix-turn-helix domain-containing protein — protein MGDQFAINLKLACSHYRSISEVCRQLSINRAQFNKYLSGQSRPTAYNLKRIGDFFGVEDYELGLPPEQFARLIGARNPEQRASQQDDPISELFKPLHKEAGNLSRYCGYYFEYSNCMSVPGSILVSLVHLWEERGSFLFERQERQERGIGNDQHAEVRCRYLGAAFQLQDRMFLIDYESLTLNEMSQTILIPSFKSRISRLNGLKTGVSSGDRRNPACTRVVWEYLGEEINRINAFRQIKLYRPDDPRIDDDIRDRLSAGMVSNGLFEIE, from the coding sequence ATGGGCGATCAATTCGCTATCAACCTCAAATTGGCCTGCAGCCACTACCGCTCTATCTCAGAGGTTTGCCGGCAGCTGTCGATCAACCGGGCTCAATTCAACAAGTACTTGAGCGGCCAGAGCCGGCCGACGGCGTACAACCTCAAGCGCATTGGCGACTTCTTCGGCGTCGAGGATTACGAACTGGGCCTGCCGCCCGAACAGTTCGCCCGCCTGATCGGCGCGCGCAATCCCGAGCAGCGTGCCAGTCAGCAGGACGACCCGATCAGCGAGCTGTTCAAGCCACTGCATAAAGAAGCTGGCAACCTGTCGCGTTATTGCGGTTACTACTTCGAGTATTCCAACTGCATGTCGGTGCCTGGGTCGATCCTGGTGTCGCTGGTGCACCTGTGGGAAGAGCGCGGCAGTTTCCTGTTCGAGCGCCAGGAGCGGCAGGAGCGCGGCATCGGTAACGATCAGCACGCCGAAGTGCGCTGCCGTTACCTGGGCGCGGCGTTCCAGTTGCAGGACCGGATGTTCCTGATCGACTACGAGTCGCTGACCCTGAACGAGATGAGCCAGACCATTCTCATCCCCAGCTTCAAGAGCCGGATCAGCCGGCTCAATGGCCTCAAGACTGGCGTGTCGAGTGGTGACCGGCGCAACCCGGCCTGCACTCGGGTGGTGTGGGAGTACCTGGGGGAAGAGATCAATCGCATCAATGCCTTCCGCCAGATAAAACTGTACCGGCCGGATGACCCTCGGATCGACGACGATATCCGCGACCGCCTGAGTGCGGGCATGGTCAGCAACGGCTTGTTCGAGATCGAGTAG
- a CDS encoding alpha/beta hydrolase, whose amino-acid sequence MDNESILPQRDHWQYNEPAPGAERFIEEGFDGYRQQARLLLAAPERAPAAFVIGGARSDFTRLNPLLYRLQQQGIGTLAGNLSGHSQASEPGAKDASLASNLQEALRFHQHLDDRSDTVIGHSLGGALALKLAAQRPQVRKLVLICPAVYPDAAHTAPFGPAFTAAIRKPFAFLDCDSYGFLRQFQGRVLLVIGEYDGLNSKVHGQGPGTSAGTRRLAGVERYSPIPEEVTHTLLRSVPAPHVECLMLTDCDHGIAAHLRERPEVADQVAAAVAAFMLD is encoded by the coding sequence ATGGACAACGAGTCGATCCTCCCGCAACGCGATCACTGGCAATACAACGAGCCCGCCCCCGGTGCCGAACGGTTCATCGAGGAAGGTTTCGACGGCTACCGCCAACAGGCGCGCCTGCTGCTGGCAGCGCCTGAACGTGCACCAGCCGCATTCGTCATCGGCGGCGCGCGCTCGGACTTCACCCGCCTCAACCCACTGCTGTATCGCTTGCAGCAACAGGGCATCGGCACACTTGCAGGCAACCTGTCCGGGCACAGCCAGGCGAGCGAACCAGGGGCCAAGGATGCCTCGCTGGCCAGCAACCTGCAGGAGGCCCTGCGTTTTCACCAGCACCTCGACGACCGCAGCGACACCGTGATCGGCCATAGCCTGGGCGGCGCCCTCGCGCTCAAGCTGGCGGCCCAACGGCCACAGGTGCGCAAGCTGGTGCTGATCTGCCCGGCGGTCTACCCCGACGCGGCCCACACCGCGCCGTTCGGCCCGGCGTTCACGGCGGCCATCCGCAAGCCATTCGCCTTCCTCGATTGCGACAGCTATGGGTTCCTGCGCCAGTTCCAGGGCCGGGTACTGTTGGTGATTGGCGAATACGACGGGCTCAACTCGAAAGTGCATGGCCAGGGGCCGGGTACTTCGGCGGGAACCCGACGACTAGCGGGTGTTGAGCGATACAGTCCGATCCCGGAAGAAGTCACCCATACACTGCTGCGCTCGGTACCGGCACCCCATGTGGAATGCCTGATGCTGACCGACTGCGACCACGGCATTGCCGCGCACTTGCGCGAGCGGCCGGAGGTGGCGGATCAGGTGGCCGCGGCGGTGGCGGCGTTCATGCTCGATTGA
- a CDS encoding sugar nucleotide-binding protein — protein MRMRLMLLGGGNALGQALIRLGAEEDIAFLAPRPPEHGWDPASLTLLLDEQRPDAVINLAYYFDWFQAEGVSEQRLEQQERAVERLAELCQHHEMILVQPSSYRVFDGSRATAYSEKDEPVPLGLRGQALWRIEQSVRATCPQHVLLRFGWLLDESLDGALGRFLTRAEQPQELLLADDRRGNPTPVDDAARVILSVLKQLDCQAPLWGTYHYAGNEATTPLALGQAILAEAGQWRKLAVQAPTAQAHAARPDASEEPQHAVLACKKILHTFGIKPRAWRAGLSPLLDRFYRHG, from the coding sequence ATGCGTATGCGCCTGATGCTGTTGGGTGGTGGCAATGCCCTCGGGCAAGCGCTGATTCGCCTCGGAGCCGAGGAAGACATCGCCTTCCTGGCGCCGCGTCCGCCGGAGCACGGCTGGGACCCGGCCAGCCTGACCCTGTTGCTCGACGAGCAGCGTCCCGACGCGGTGATCAACCTCGCCTACTACTTCGACTGGTTCCAGGCCGAGGGAGTCAGTGAACAGCGCCTGGAGCAGCAGGAGCGCGCGGTGGAGCGGCTTGCCGAGCTGTGCCAGCACCACGAAATGATCCTGGTGCAGCCGTCCAGCTATCGGGTATTCGATGGCTCGCGCGCCACGGCCTACAGCGAGAAGGACGAGCCGGTGCCGCTTGGCCTGCGCGGCCAGGCACTTTGGCGCATCGAGCAGAGCGTGCGCGCCACTTGCCCGCAGCACGTGCTGCTGCGTTTCGGCTGGCTGCTGGATGAAAGCCTCGATGGCGCCCTCGGCCGCTTCCTGACCCGTGCCGAGCAACCCCAGGAACTGCTGTTGGCCGATGACCGGCGTGGCAATCCGACGCCGGTGGACGACGCTGCGCGGGTGATCCTCTCGGTGCTCAAGCAGCTCGATTGCCAGGCGCCGCTGTGGGGCACCTACCATTACGCCGGCAACGAGGCCACCACGCCGCTGGCGCTGGGCCAGGCGATCCTCGCCGAGGCCGGGCAGTGGCGCAAGCTGGCGGTGCAGGCGCCGACCGCCCAGGCCCACGCCGCGCGTCCGGACGCCAGCGAAGAGCCGCAGCACGCGGTGCTGGCCTGCAAGAAGATCCTTCACACCTTCGGCATCAAGCCGCGTGCCTGGCGCGCCGGTTTGTCGCCCCTACTGGACCGTTTCTACCGACATGGCTGA
- a CDS encoding NAD-dependent epimerase/dehydratase family protein: MADAPILITGGAGFIGSHLCDALLDKGYAVRVLDDLSTGKRDNLQLGHPRLELLEGDVADAALVARAAAGCQAVVHLAAVASVQASVEDPVKTHQSNFIGTLNVCEAMRLNGVRRVLFASSAAVYGNNGEGQSIAEDTPKAPLTPYAVDKLASEQYLDFYRRQHGLEPVVFRFFNIFGPRQDPSSPYSGVISIFCERAVNGRPITVFGDGEQTRDFLYVGDLVQVMIQALEQDAVEEGAVNIGLNQATSLNQLLKALEQVVGSLPTVSHGPARSGDIRHSRADNARLLARFAFPKPTPFVEGLARLLGKA; encoded by the coding sequence ATGGCTGACGCCCCCATCCTGATCACCGGCGGTGCCGGCTTCATTGGCTCCCACCTGTGCGATGCGCTGCTGGATAAAGGCTACGCGGTACGCGTGCTCGACGACCTGTCGACCGGTAAACGCGACAACCTGCAACTGGGCCACCCACGCCTGGAACTGCTCGAGGGCGATGTCGCCGACGCGGCATTGGTCGCGCGCGCCGCCGCTGGTTGCCAGGCCGTGGTGCACCTGGCTGCGGTCGCCTCGGTGCAGGCGTCGGTGGAAGATCCGGTCAAGACCCACCAGAGCAACTTCATCGGCACCCTCAACGTCTGTGAAGCCATGCGCTTGAATGGTGTGCGCCGCGTGCTGTTCGCCTCCAGCGCGGCGGTGTACGGCAACAATGGCGAAGGCCAGTCGATTGCCGAGGACACGCCCAAGGCGCCGTTGACCCCCTACGCCGTGGACAAGCTGGCCAGCGAGCAGTACCTGGACTTCTACCGCCGCCAGCATGGGCTGGAGCCGGTGGTGTTCCGCTTCTTCAATATCTTCGGGCCGCGCCAGGACCCATCCTCGCCGTACTCGGGCGTCATCAGCATCTTCTGCGAGCGTGCCGTCAATGGCCGGCCGATCACCGTGTTCGGTGATGGTGAGCAGACTCGTGACTTCCTGTATGTCGGTGACCTGGTGCAGGTGATGATCCAGGCGCTGGAGCAAGACGCAGTGGAAGAGGGCGCGGTAAATATCGGCCTGAACCAGGCGACTTCGCTCAACCAGTTGCTCAAGGCACTGGAGCAGGTGGTCGGCAGCCTGCCGACGGTCAGCCATGGCCCGGCGCGCTCTGGTGATATCCGCCACTCGCGGGCGGACAACGCACGGTTGTTGGCGCGTTTCGCGTTCCCCAAGCCGACACCCTTCGTCGAAGGCCTGGCGCGGCTGCTGGGCAAGGCCTGA
- a CDS encoding IS110 family transposase gives MSVFVGVDVAKKSFDIAIPLPNGKMRTKAKLSNDPGGFRQFSDWLERHAEPGAWIVMEATGIYHEALAEHCHNQGYRVCILNPAVIAKFADVELRRVKTDKADAKVIAAYGQQKAVSLRQWEPEPPAQRRLRALVRRLDDLKEMRQMEQNRLDVALDAVQQSIQDVIGHINEELEKTRKAIEQTIDDDPDLRKRRELITSIDGLGDTTATLLLAELGDPLKYQSPSAIVAFSGLNPVVQQSGEFIGKSTISRTGASRLRAGLWMSGTVSIRHNPVVKELAERLSSRHKAYKQIVCAAMRKLLHLVYGVVKSGIPFDPKIPLAG, from the coding sequence ATGTCCGTCTTTGTTGGCGTTGATGTCGCCAAAAAATCTTTCGACATTGCCATCCCGCTCCCCAATGGCAAGATGCGCACCAAAGCCAAGCTGTCCAATGATCCTGGAGGGTTCAGGCAGTTTAGCGACTGGCTTGAGCGCCATGCTGAACCAGGCGCCTGGATTGTTATGGAGGCTACAGGCATCTATCACGAAGCGCTGGCCGAGCACTGTCACAACCAAGGTTATCGGGTGTGCATTCTGAACCCGGCGGTGATTGCGAAATTCGCTGACGTGGAGCTTCGGCGCGTCAAAACAGATAAGGCTGACGCCAAAGTCATTGCTGCCTATGGCCAACAAAAGGCTGTCTCGCTTCGCCAGTGGGAGCCTGAGCCCCCTGCGCAGCGCCGCTTGCGTGCTCTGGTGCGGCGACTGGACGACCTCAAGGAAATGCGCCAGATGGAGCAGAATCGTTTGGATGTCGCACTAGATGCGGTACAGCAGTCGATTCAAGACGTAATCGGGCACATCAACGAAGAGCTGGAAAAGACCAGGAAGGCCATCGAGCAGACGATCGATGATGATCCAGACCTGCGCAAGCGACGTGAGCTGATTACCTCGATTGATGGTTTGGGTGACACCACTGCTACGTTGCTGCTCGCCGAACTGGGCGATCCACTGAAATACCAAAGCCCTTCTGCGATTGTCGCGTTTTCAGGCTTAAACCCAGTGGTGCAGCAATCGGGAGAGTTCATAGGTAAGAGCACTATTTCGCGTACAGGCGCCTCAAGGCTGCGTGCAGGCTTGTGGATGTCAGGCACTGTCTCAATCAGACATAACCCTGTTGTGAAGGAACTGGCAGAGCGGTTGAGCAGCCGGCACAAAGCTTACAAACAGATCGTCTGCGCGGCGATGCGCAAGCTGCTGCACCTGGTTTACGGGGTGGTGAAGTCGGGGATACCGTTTGACCCCAAAATCCCTCTTGCGGGGTGA
- a CDS encoding winged helix-turn-helix transcriptional regulator produces the protein MLDDHNQQCPVARALEVLGDRWALMILRDSFDGLRRFSELQKNLGLAKNILASRLKLLVEAGLLAQQPASDGSAYKEYVLTEKGRSVFPIVVGLRQWGERFLFEAGETRSQLVDDREQPLETLQVRAKDGRVLGPENCRRRVVRHG, from the coding sequence ATGCTCGATGACCACAATCAACAATGCCCGGTGGCTCGCGCACTGGAGGTACTCGGCGATCGCTGGGCGCTGATGATCCTGCGCGACTCCTTCGACGGGCTGCGGCGCTTCAGTGAGCTGCAGAAAAACCTGGGGCTGGCGAAAAACATCCTCGCCTCGCGGCTGAAGCTGCTGGTGGAGGCTGGCCTGCTGGCACAGCAACCTGCCTCGGATGGCAGTGCCTACAAGGAATACGTGCTGACGGAGAAGGGGCGGTCGGTGTTTCCGATCGTGGTCGGCTTGCGTCAGTGGGGGGAGCGATTTCTGTTCGAGGCGGGAGAGACACGCTCGCAGCTGGTGGATGATCGCGAACAACCCCTGGAGACGCTACAGGTAAGGGCCAAGGATGGGCGGGTGCTGGGCCCGGAGAATTGCCGGCGGCGAGTGGTGCGGCATGGGTGA
- a CDS encoding MFS transporter has translation MTCRCVPPQSLSPGLTLLLATACALAVATVYLAQPLLGSMAVSFGIDPAHAGLVVGATQAGYALGLVLIVPLGDLFDRRRLILGQLLLAAMALLAVALAAQWAMLLGAVALVGLVAVVVQVLVAHAATLASPAQQGQAVGTVTSGVVLGILLARLISGLVADWLGWRSVYFGAAALTLLMVGLLAWQLPAARSQGRRQGYWTLLGSVFDLYRHDRLLRQRGLLALLVFAAFSVLWSAMVLPLSGAPLALDHTQVGLFGLAGVAGALAASRAGRLADQGQGRRTTGLALGLLTGSWLPTAFLEQSLVALVIGVVLLDLAVQAVHVTNQSLLLAGRPERASRLIGAYMCCYSLGSGLGAVAATWVYGQWGWPAVCGLGAGISALAWGCWWFQQPHGRQ, from the coding sequence ATGACCTGCCGTTGCGTGCCCCCTCAATCGCTCAGCCCTGGCCTGACCCTGTTGCTGGCGACAGCTTGCGCCCTGGCCGTTGCCACCGTGTACCTGGCCCAGCCGTTGCTGGGCTCGATGGCGGTCAGCTTCGGTATCGACCCCGCCCATGCCGGCCTGGTGGTTGGCGCGACCCAGGCGGGCTACGCCCTGGGCTTGGTGTTGATCGTGCCGCTGGGTGATCTGTTCGACCGCCGTCGTCTGATCCTCGGCCAACTGCTGCTGGCGGCCATGGCCTTGCTGGCCGTGGCGCTGGCCGCGCAGTGGGCGATGCTGCTCGGTGCCGTGGCCCTGGTCGGGCTGGTGGCGGTAGTCGTGCAGGTGCTGGTGGCGCATGCCGCCACCCTGGCCAGCCCGGCGCAGCAAGGCCAGGCCGTGGGCACAGTCACCAGCGGCGTGGTGCTGGGGATCCTGCTGGCCCGCTTGATCTCGGGGCTGGTGGCCGACTGGCTGGGCTGGCGCAGTGTCTACTTCGGCGCCGCCGCGCTGACGTTGCTGATGGTCGGGCTACTGGCCTGGCAGCTTCCCGCCGCTCGGTCGCAGGGCCGACGGCAAGGGTACTGGACGCTGCTGGGCTCGGTGTTTGACCTGTACCGACACGACCGGCTGTTGCGCCAGCGTGGCTTGCTCGCGTTGCTGGTGTTTGCCGCTTTCAGTGTGCTCTGGAGCGCGATGGTGCTGCCGTTGAGCGGCGCACCGCTGGCCCTTGATCACACCCAGGTCGGCCTGTTCGGCCTGGCCGGGGTCGCTGGCGCCCTGGCGGCGTCGAGGGCCGGGCGTCTGGCCGACCAGGGGCAGGGGCGGCGCACCACTGGCCTGGCGTTGGGGTTGCTGACGGGGTCATGGCTGCCGACTGCGTTTCTCGAGCAATCGCTGGTGGCACTGGTGATCGGCGTGGTGTTGCTCGACTTGGCGGTGCAGGCGGTGCATGTCACCAACCAGAGCCTGCTGTTGGCAGGACGACCCGAGCGGGCCAGCCGCTTGATCGGCGCTTACATGTGCTGCTATTCGCTGGGCAGTGGACTGGGCGCCGTGGCGGCGACCTGGGTGTACGGGCAGTGGGGATGGCCGGCGGTGTGCGGGCTGGGGGCGGGGATCAGTGCCTTGGCCTGGGGCTGCTGGTGGTTTCAGCAGCCCCATGGACGCCAGTAG
- a CDS encoding OmpW/AlkL family protein, giving the protein MNKSLLGASLVALALAAPVAHAHQAGDFILRAGAITTAPNENSGDIKLDGAKVSGTKATLDSDTQLGLAFAYMLTDHIGLELLAATPFKHTVGVKGLGPGLDGKLADIKQLPPTLSLQYYPMEPSSKFQPYAGVGINYTLFFDEELSSTRKQQGFSNMKLQDSIGFAGQLGMDYMITDKLLVNAAVWYVDIDTKASINGPSALGVGKTKVDVDVDPWVYMVGIGYKF; this is encoded by the coding sequence ATGAACAAGTCCTTGCTCGGTGCCTCGCTCGTCGCGTTGGCGCTTGCAGCCCCTGTTGCCCACGCCCACCAGGCGGGGGATTTCATCCTCCGTGCCGGCGCCATCACCACCGCGCCAAACGAAAACAGCGGCGACATCAAGCTCGACGGCGCCAAGGTCTCGGGCACCAAGGCAACCCTGGACAGCGACACCCAGCTGGGCCTGGCCTTCGCCTACATGCTCACCGATCATATCGGCCTCGAGCTGCTGGCCGCCACGCCGTTCAAGCACACCGTAGGCGTCAAGGGCCTTGGCCCTGGCCTGGATGGCAAGCTGGCCGACATCAAGCAACTGCCACCGACCTTGTCGCTGCAGTACTACCCGATGGAGCCGTCCTCGAAGTTCCAGCCCTACGCTGGCGTGGGTATCAACTACACCCTGTTCTTCGATGAAGAGCTGAGCAGCACCCGCAAGCAGCAGGGCTTCAGCAACATGAAACTGCAGGACTCGATCGGCTTCGCCGGCCAGTTGGGCATGGACTACATGATCACCGACAAACTGCTGGTCAACGCCGCGGTCTGGTACGTCGACATCGACACCAAGGCCAGCATCAACGGCCCAAGCGCCCTGGGCGTCGGCAAGACCAAGGTCGATGTGGATGTAGACCCCTGGGTCTACATGGTCGGTATCGGCTACAAGTTCTGA
- a CDS encoding DUF3299 domain-containing protein — MLMASLPLWAAEPRELDWPALIPEGAPIIPPQLTPLHDLSQISDALSAEAAPAARQQAPNAPVVKALDGQAVKIPGYIVPLEVSDEGRTTEFLLVPYYGACIHVPPPPSNQIVHIFSEMGVRIEDLYQPYWIEGTLQVKASSSELADAGYQMEAEKIYAYELK; from the coding sequence ATGCTCATGGCTTCGTTGCCGCTCTGGGCCGCCGAGCCTCGCGAACTGGACTGGCCCGCCCTGATCCCCGAGGGTGCCCCGATCATTCCACCGCAGCTCACGCCCCTGCACGACCTGTCGCAGATCAGCGACGCACTGTCGGCCGAGGCGGCACCCGCCGCGCGCCAGCAAGCGCCCAACGCTCCGGTGGTGAAGGCCCTGGACGGCCAGGCGGTGAAAATCCCCGGCTACATCGTGCCGCTGGAGGTGAGTGACGAAGGCCGTACCACCGAGTTCCTCCTGGTGCCTTACTACGGCGCCTGCATCCACGTGCCACCGCCACCCTCGAACCAGATCGTGCACATCTTCAGCGAGATGGGCGTGCGCATCGAAGACCTGTACCAGCCCTACTGGATCGAGGGCACGCTGCAGGTCAAGGCCAGCAGCAGCGAACTGGCGGATGCCGGCTACCAGATGGAAGCAGAAAAAATCTACGCTTATGAGTTAAAGTGA
- a CDS encoding ABC transporter permease has product MYLFRLALASLANRRFTALLTAFAIALSVCLLLAVERVRTEARASFASTISGTDLIVGARSGSVNLLLYSVFRIGNATNNIRWDSYQHYAQDPRVKWAIPISLGDSHRGYRVMGTTGDYFSHYQYGRRQHLELSQGRPFADDPFEVVLGAEVAEALHYKLGDRLVLAHGVAAISLVKHDDKPFTVVGVLKRTGTPVDRTLHISLGGMEAIHIDWHNGVPARGAGRISAEQARTMDLQPTAITAFMLGLNNKIATFSLQREINEFRGEPLLAILPGVALQELWSLMGTAEQALFVVSLFVVLTGLIGMLTAILTSLNERRREMAILRSVGARPWHIAGLLVLEALALALAGVAAGLGLLYAGIALAQGYVQANYGLYLPLAWPSAHEWTLLAIILGAALLMGSVPAWRAYRQSLADGLSIHL; this is encoded by the coding sequence ATGTACCTGTTCCGCCTTGCCCTGGCCAGCCTGGCCAACCGCCGCTTCACCGCCCTGCTCACCGCATTCGCCATCGCCTTGTCGGTGTGCCTGCTGCTGGCGGTGGAACGCGTGCGCACTGAGGCCCGCGCCAGCTTCGCCAGCACCATCAGCGGCACCGACCTGATCGTCGGCGCGCGCTCGGGCTCGGTGAACCTGTTGCTGTACTCGGTGTTCCGCATCGGCAATGCCACCAACAATATCCGTTGGGACAGCTACCAGCATTACGCCCAGGATCCCCGGGTGAAGTGGGCGATCCCCATCTCACTGGGCGACTCGCACCGCGGCTACCGGGTGATGGGCACCACCGGCGACTACTTCAGCCATTACCAGTACGGTCGCCGTCAGCACCTTGAACTGAGCCAGGGCCGTCCGTTCGCCGACGACCCCTTCGAGGTAGTGCTGGGCGCCGAAGTCGCCGAGGCGCTGCACTACAAGCTCGGCGATCGGTTGGTGCTGGCCCATGGTGTCGCCGCCATCAGCCTGGTCAAGCACGACGACAAGCCCTTCACCGTGGTCGGCGTGCTCAAGCGCACCGGCACCCCGGTGGACCGCACCTTGCACATCAGCCTGGGCGGCATGGAAGCGATCCACATCGACTGGCACAACGGCGTGCCGGCCCGCGGCGCCGGGCGCATCAGCGCCGAGCAGGCGCGCACCATGGACCTGCAACCCACGGCCATCACTGCCTTCATGCTCGGCCTGAACAACAAGATCGCCACCTTCAGCCTGCAACGCGAAATCAACGAGTTCCGTGGCGAGCCCTTGCTGGCAATCCTGCCGGGCGTGGCCCTGCAGGAGCTGTGGAGCCTGATGGGCACCGCCGAACAGGCGTTGTTCGTGGTATCGCTGTTCGTTGTGCTGACCGGCTTGATCGGCATGCTCACGGCGATCCTCACCAGCCTCAACGAACGCCGCCGGGAAATGGCCATCCTGCGCTCGGTGGGCGCGCGACCCTGGCATATCGCCGGGCTGCTGGTGCTCGAGGCGCTGGCCCTGGCCTTGGCCGGCGTCGCTGCCGGGCTGGGGCTGCTGTATGCGGGCATAGCCCTGGCCCAGGGCTATGTGCAGGCCAACTACGGGCTGTATCTGCCTCTGGCATGGCCCAGCGCCCACGAATGGACGCTGCTGGCGATCATCCTCGGCGCGGCGCTGCTGATGGGCAGCGTGCCGGCCTGGCGCGCCTACCGGCAGTCATTGGCCGATGGTTTGTCGATTCATCTTTAA
- a CDS encoding ABC transporter ATP-binding protein gives MSQALIELRDLVFAWPDQAPLLDIPALRLEAGEALFLKGPSGSGKTTLLGLLGGVNRPGQGSIHLLGQDLASLGQGARDRFRVDHTGYIFQQFNLLPFLSVRENVELPCRFSKSRATRAGQRHGSIDRAAAQLLAHLGLDDPALLARRADSLSIGQQQRVAAARALIGQPELVIADEPTSALDADNREAFIRLLFDECRAAGASLLFVSHDQSLAPLFDRHLSLAELNRAATPREA, from the coding sequence ATGAGCCAGGCGCTGATCGAACTGCGTGACCTGGTGTTCGCCTGGCCCGACCAGGCGCCGCTGCTGGATATTCCGGCACTGCGCCTGGAGGCCGGCGAAGCGCTGTTCCTCAAGGGCCCCAGCGGCAGTGGCAAGACTACCCTGCTGGGCCTGCTCGGCGGCGTCAACCGCCCAGGCCAGGGCAGCATCCACCTGCTCGGCCAGGACTTGGCGAGCTTGGGCCAGGGTGCGCGCGACCGCTTCCGGGTCGATCATACCGGCTACATTTTCCAGCAGTTCAACCTGCTGCCGTTTCTCTCGGTGCGCGAGAACGTCGAGCTGCCTTGTCGCTTCTCGAAAAGCCGGGCGACACGGGCCGGCCAACGCCATGGCAGTATCGACCGGGCCGCCGCCCAGTTGCTGGCCCACCTTGGCCTGGATGATCCGGCGTTGCTCGCACGCCGCGCCGACAGCCTGTCGATCGGCCAACAGCAACGGGTAGCCGCCGCTCGCGCGCTGATCGGCCAGCCGGAGCTGGTGATCGCCGACGAGCCCACCTCGGCGCTCGATGCCGATAACCGCGAGGCCTTTATCCGCCTGCTGTTCGACGAATGCCGGGCGGCCGGTGCCAGCCTGCTGTTCGTCAGCCACGACCAGAGCCTGGCGCCATTGTTCGACCGCCACCTGTCCCTGGCCGAACTCAACCGCGCCGCCACGCCTCGGGAGGCCTGA
- a CDS encoding DUF2796 domain-containing protein, with the protein MRRLLLALPFALLPLAVAHAHDDHDHDSLGAHEHGVAKLNVVLDGNTLELGLDSPAMNLVGFEHAASTDADKTKVNAARQQLEQPLKLFGLDQAAGCTEENQELESPLFEASAKQAHGHQHADVDAHYQLTCANPDKLTRIDLAPFFKTFPQTQKITVQLIGPNGQKGLDATPAKAVVDF; encoded by the coding sequence ATGCGTCGTCTGTTGCTCGCCCTGCCCTTCGCCCTGCTGCCCCTGGCCGTGGCCCATGCCCACGACGACCATGATCACGATAGCCTCGGCGCCCACGAGCACGGCGTGGCCAAGCTCAACGTGGTGCTCGACGGCAACACCCTCGAATTGGGGCTGGATAGCCCGGCGATGAACCTGGTGGGCTTCGAGCACGCGGCCAGCACCGATGCCGACAAAACCAAGGTCAACGCTGCCCGCCAGCAGCTGGAACAACCGCTGAAGCTGTTCGGCCTGGACCAGGCCGCCGGTTGCACGGAAGAAAACCAGGAACTGGAGAGCCCACTGTTCGAGGCCAGCGCCAAGCAAGCCCACGGCCATCAGCACGCCGACGTCGACGCCCACTACCAACTGACCTGCGCCAACCCCGACAAGCTCACCCGCATCGACCTCGCACCGTTTTTCAAGACCTTCCCGCAAACCCAGAAGATCACTGTGCAACTGATCGGCCCGAACGGCCAGAAAGGCCTGGATGCAACGCCCGCCAAGGCCGTGGTCGACTTCTGA